A region of Leifsonia xyli DNA encodes the following proteins:
- a CDS encoding gamma-aminobutyraldehyde dehydrogenase has translation MNTPELRNFVGGRHVDARGSDGIQLVDPATEEVYGATPISTAEDVAEAYRAAEAAFAVWGETTPAERQLALFRIADAMEERADEFADLESQDTGKPRATLVEDEILLSVDQIRFFAGAARNLEGRSAGEYMKDHTSFIRREPIGVVGQVTPWNYPLNMAVWKFAPALAAGNTTVLKPSDTTPLSTLLLAEVAAEFLPAGVLNVVLGDRTTGAAMTADPIPQLISITGSVRAGMEVARAASFDLKRVHLELGGKAPVIVFDDADIQKAVEGIVAAGYFNAGQDCTAATRLLVQDGIHDEFVAALAEYARGNARTGAPREDGILYGALNNANQLAQVSGFVDRLPDHATVETGGRRQGERGYFWEATIVSGLRQDDEAVQNEIFGPVQTVQRFSTEAEALANANGVKYGLASSVWTKDHGRAMRFAKGLDFGCVWINTHIPIVAEMPHGGFKHSGYGKDLSQYGFDDYTRIKHVMSYIGE, from the coding sequence ATGAACACACCCGAACTCCGGAACTTCGTCGGCGGCCGGCACGTGGATGCGCGCGGCTCCGACGGCATCCAGCTCGTCGATCCCGCGACCGAGGAGGTCTATGGCGCGACGCCGATCTCGACGGCCGAGGACGTCGCCGAGGCCTACCGCGCGGCCGAAGCGGCCTTCGCCGTGTGGGGGGAGACGACCCCGGCCGAGCGGCAGCTCGCGCTGTTCCGCATCGCGGACGCGATGGAGGAGCGCGCGGACGAGTTCGCCGACCTGGAGTCGCAGGACACGGGCAAGCCGCGCGCCACCCTGGTGGAGGACGAGATCCTGCTGTCCGTGGACCAGATCCGCTTCTTCGCCGGCGCCGCCCGCAACCTCGAGGGCCGGTCGGCCGGCGAGTACATGAAGGACCACACGTCGTTCATCCGGCGCGAGCCGATCGGCGTGGTCGGCCAGGTCACGCCGTGGAACTACCCGCTCAACATGGCGGTGTGGAAGTTCGCCCCGGCCCTCGCCGCGGGCAACACGACGGTGCTGAAGCCGTCGGACACCACGCCGCTGTCGACGCTGCTGCTGGCGGAGGTCGCGGCCGAGTTCCTGCCGGCCGGCGTGCTGAACGTCGTGCTGGGCGACCGGACCACCGGCGCCGCCATGACCGCCGACCCGATCCCGCAGCTCATCTCGATCACGGGCTCCGTGCGGGCCGGGATGGAGGTGGCGCGCGCCGCCTCCTTCGACCTCAAGCGGGTGCACCTCGAGCTCGGCGGCAAGGCGCCGGTGATCGTGTTCGACGACGCCGACATCCAGAAGGCGGTCGAGGGGATCGTCGCGGCCGGTTACTTCAACGCCGGCCAGGACTGCACGGCGGCGACCCGCCTGCTGGTGCAGGACGGTATCCATGACGAGTTCGTCGCTGCGCTGGCCGAGTACGCGCGCGGCAACGCCCGCACCGGCGCGCCGCGCGAGGACGGCATCCTGTACGGCGCGCTCAACAACGCGAACCAGTTGGCGCAGGTGTCCGGGTTCGTCGACCGGCTGCCGGATCACGCGACCGTCGAGACCGGCGGACGCCGGCAGGGGGAGCGCGGCTACTTCTGGGAGGCGACCATCGTGTCCGGGCTGCGGCAGGACGACGAGGCGGTGCAGAACGAGATCTTCGGGCCGGTCCAGACCGTGCAGCGGTTCTCGACCGAGGCGGAGGCGCTGGCGAACGCCAACGGCGTGAAGTACGGCCTGGCGTCGAGCGTCTGGACGAAGGATCACGGCCGCGCGATGCGCTTCGCGAAGGGCCTCGACTTCGGCTGCGTGTGGATCAACACGCACATCCCGATCGTGGCCGAGATGCCGCACGGCGGGTTCAAGCACTCCGGCTACGGCAAGGATCTGTCGCAGTACGGATTCGACGACTACACCCGCATCAAGCACGTCATGTCGTACATCGGCGAATGA
- a CDS encoding AsnC family transcriptional regulator, translating to MSTPRATNGQKAATIDDVSKAIIEQLQVDGRKSYAEIGKAVGLSEAAVRQRVQKLTESGVMQIVAVTDPMQLGFYRQAMIGVRCTGDTRAVADKLAAMPDVDYVVLTAGTFDILAEVVCENDLDLITMLNSEIRTLPGVLSTETFVYLKLHKQFYNWGTR from the coding sequence ATGAGTACCCCTCGGGCAACGAACGGCCAGAAGGCTGCGACCATCGACGACGTCTCCAAGGCGATCATCGAGCAGTTGCAGGTCGACGGCCGCAAGTCGTACGCCGAGATCGGCAAAGCCGTCGGTCTCAGCGAGGCGGCGGTGCGTCAGCGCGTGCAGAAGCTGACCGAGTCGGGTGTGATGCAGATCGTGGCCGTGACCGACCCGATGCAGCTCGGCTTCTACCGGCAGGCCATGATCGGCGTGCGCTGCACGGGCGACACGCGTGCCGTCGCCGACAAGCTCGCGGCCATGCCGGACGTGGACTACGTGGTGCTGACCGCCGGCACCTTCGACATCCTCGCCGAGGTGGTGTGCGAGAACGACCTCGACCTCATCACGATGCTCAACTCCGAGATCCGGACGCTTCCGGGAGTCCTCTCCACCGAGACGTTCGTCTATCTCAAACTCCACAAACAGTTCTACAACTGGGGAACGCGATAA